The Cellvibrio polysaccharolyticus genomic interval GCAGAAATTAAGAAATCGACAACACCGAAAAATTAATCTGTTTGCAGTTCCCGAACCGGGCGAATTTCAATGCTGCCCACCCGCGCTGGCGGAATGCCAGCGGCTTTACGAATGGCGTGGTTAAGGTCTTTTGCCTCAATCAAATAGAAACCGGCGAGTTGCTCTTTGGTTTCGGCAAAGGGGCCGTCTGTAATCAGCAGTTCGTTGTTGCGTACTCTTACTGTGGTCGCCGTTCTGACCGGCTCCAGGGCTTCTCCGGCTACCAGAACGCCGGATTCATGCAAAGCGGTGGCGTAAGCCATGCACTCACTGTCTTGTGGACTGTCCGGCAAACTGTGGAGTTCATTTTCATTGGCGTAGACAAGGCAAAGGTATTTCATAAGGGTTTCCTTAACGATAGCTGGCTGGAAGCTGTCTCAAAATTTTTTAATGGTTCATGAGACGCTTTCCAGATAGTCGATGGCAGACCGCCGAAATCGACAGGATGTTGAAAAATTATTATCTGACACAGGGTGTGCGCCATTCTGTCCGTTTGTGCCGGGTCGTCAGGTGTGTGTTACAAGGCGCGTAACTGCGCCTGTAAAAACGCTTTTTCCGCCTCCCGGTCACTTAAATTCAGTGCTTTACCATAATCGGCTTTGGCGGCATCGGTATTACCGCACTGTCGGTAGAGTTTTGCCCGTGCCGCATAGGCGTAATGATAGTTGGCCAATTCACGTTCAATCAGCGGCGTAATCAGGTCAATTCCCGCTTGTGCGCCCTCGTGCATCGCCACGGCGATGGCGCGATTCAAAGCAATAACCGGCGACGGATAACGATTCAGCAACAAGGTATAGATACCGCTGATTTCGTGCCAGTCGGTATCCTGTGCGCTGGCGGCTTCGGCATGTAGTGCGGCGATAGCGGCTTGCAGGCTGTAAAAACCGGGGTTTCCGGCAGCCCATGCCTCTTGAACACGGCTCACGCCTTCGCCAATCAGTTCGGCGTTCCACAGGCTGCGATCCTGATCTTCCAGCAATATCAGATCACCATTTTCAGTGACGCGGGTAGCGCGTCGGGATTCCTGCAATAACATCAGCGCCAGCAAGCCATTGATTTCATCATCCGTGTGTAATTCATGGAGTAAACGGGTTAGTCGAATCGCTTCGCTGGCAAGGTCGGGAGTGCCTGCTGCAGCGGGCAAAAGCGAGGAATAGCCTTCGTTAAATACCAGATAAATAACTTGCAGCACCGACTGCAAACGCTCGGCAAAAATCGTCTGGTCGGGGATTTCATAAGGGATATTGGCGGTGCGAATTTTCTGCCGCGCTCGCACAATGCGTTGCGCCAGAGTGGAAGGCGTCACCAAAAACGTTCTGGCAATCGCTTCGGTGGTCAGGCCGCAAACTTCGCGCAAGGTGAGTGCGACACGCGCCTCTTTGGACAGCGCCGGGTGGCAGCAGGTAAAGATCAGCCGCAGGCGGTCGTCTTCAATAAAACCGGTGGGTTCCGCAAAATTTTCTGCATCGCTCAACAGTTCCTGCTGTTCCAGCCAGGCGGTTTCGCGTGCTTGCAAGCGGGAGCGCTTGCGCAATAGATCAATCGCTTTAAAGCGACCGGTAGACACCAGCCAGGAATAGGGGTTGGCCGGAATGCCGGCTTGCGGCCATTGGTGCCAGGCGGCGGTAAAAGCCTCCTGCATGGCATCTTCGGCGAGGTCAAAGTCGCCGAGCAGGCGAATAAGCGTGGCAAGAACCCGCCGGGATTCCTGCTGATAGAAGGCATTTAACGATTGCTGATCGAACCTGTCCGGCATGAATAATCCTGCTGGCGTTGACTGTTATGGTTATTGGCTGTGTTTGCAATACTGACAATCGGCGATATTATCCGCCGTCTCCCGGATCTGCGAGCAGTATTGC includes:
- a CDS encoding YciI family protein, which translates into the protein MKYLCLVYANENELHSLPDSPQDSECMAYATALHESGVLVAGEALEPVRTATTVRVRNNELLITDGPFAETKEQLAGFYLIEAKDLNHAIRKAAGIPPARVGSIEIRPVRELQTD
- a CDS encoding RNA polymerase sigma factor, giving the protein MPDRFDQQSLNAFYQQESRRVLATLIRLLGDFDLAEDAMQEAFTAAWHQWPQAGIPANPYSWLVSTGRFKAIDLLRKRSRLQARETAWLEQQELLSDAENFAEPTGFIEDDRLRLIFTCCHPALSKEARVALTLREVCGLTTEAIARTFLVTPSTLAQRIVRARQKIRTANIPYEIPDQTIFAERLQSVLQVIYLVFNEGYSSLLPAAAGTPDLASEAIRLTRLLHELHTDDEINGLLALMLLQESRRATRVTENGDLILLEDQDRSLWNAELIGEGVSRVQEAWAAGNPGFYSLQAAIAALHAEAASAQDTDWHEISGIYTLLLNRYPSPVIALNRAIAVAMHEGAQAGIDLITPLIERELANYHYAYAARAKLYRQCGNTDAAKADYGKALNLSDREAEKAFLQAQLRAL